CACCTAAGAAATAGACAAGAGGAGGAAAAATTATGCCAAAGATGAAAACACACAAAGGAGCAAAAAAAAGAATTAAAGTTACAGGAACAGGTAAATTCGTAGTTAAACATTCAGGAAAAAGCCACATCTTAACTAAGAAAACACATAAAAGAAAGAAAAGATTAGGACAAGACCAAGTATTAACTGGTGGAGCAGCTAGAAAAGCATCTAGATTATTAGCAGGACAAGAAGGAAGATAATAACTTATAAGGAGGAAAGAAAATGCCAAGAGTAAAAACTGGAATAGTAAGAAGAAAAAAACATAAAAAAGTATTAAATGAAGCAAAAGGATATAGAGGATCTACAAAAACTAATTATAAAAAGGCTAATGAAGCTGTTAAAAAAGCTATGGCTTATGCAACAGAACATAGAAAATTAAAGAAAAGAACAATGAGAGAATTATGGATAATCAGAATTAATGCAGCAACTCGTGCTGAAGGATTATCATATTCTAAATTCATGAATGGATTAAAGAAATTAAACATCGAATTAGACAGAAAAGTTTTAGCAGAATTAGCTTTAAACAACTCTGCAGAATTCAAAGCTTTAGTAGACAAAGTAAAAGCATTATAATATATAAAACTACATCACATGATGTAGTTTTTTTTATCTCTAAAAAATGGTATAATATATCAAAAGTATATAAAGGTGGTGTTTTATGGCTCTAAAATTTGAATATAAAGGTATAGATTTTGATTTAAATAATAATATAGAAGATAATACTTTATATGTTTTTTCAAATTTTAATGATAAATTTGAAATAGAAAGTAAAGATAAAGATATTTTTACTACAAAAAAATATATAACTGAAAATGAATTCTGGGAAAAAGTAATATTAAGTAAAAAAATATTACTTAAAGAGGAAAAAGAGGTAGTGTTCTTTTATAATACGCTAAATAATGAAATTAAGAAAAAACTTCAAATAAATGAATATTTTGATTGTATAGATATAGCATATAGATATTATTCATTTATGAAAGAATATATAGAATATGGTGTTGATTTAAATGAAATAGAAGTACATGAGTGGCAAAAAAATATAATTAATCTATATCTTAATATAAATGATAAAATGTTAGAAAGAGCACATAAAGAAGTGAAAATACCTAGATATTTATTACCAGTATTTTCATATATTAATCAAGATTTTCTTAATAATTTTAAGAAGATAGTGTTTGTTAATAAATTTTCATTTACTGTATTTGAGAAGAAAATTTTAGAAGATATTGATAATCTTTCTATATTCCTATATGTAAATAAAAATGATTATGATGAAGAAAAAAATATTTTAAAAAATATTACTATGCCAAGCTTAAAAGAGAAAAATATTAAAGTAGTAGAGTGTAGTGATAAATTTACACAGACTATAAATATTTTAGACAATTTGGAAAAATTTAATACTTTTTATGATATGGCAGAGAAAAAGAAAGCAAAAATAAAAGATGAAAATATTTTTGTTAATCAAAATGAGTTGATAAATACATTAGATTTTTCATTTAATCATACTGTTGCATATAATATACTATCTAAAATATATTTAGCCATAAAAAATTCCATAAATGGTAGATACTTAATTTCAGATATATATAGACTTTACTCAATAAAAGAATTTAGAAATGAATTTGAAATAGAAAATAGCGATTTATCTATTTTATTTAGAGAATCAAGATATAATAACATATATATAGAAAGTGAAAAACTTGAGAGTTTAAGGTTGCTAAATGAAATAAAAAAATATAGAAGTAAGGAAGAATTTTTAGAGTTATTTACAAGAATTGGTAATATTAAATCTAAAAAAGAATATATGTTTAATACTAATTTTACTTTTTTTGAGGCATTAAGTGAAGTTAATGTTCTAGATTTAGATTTTCTATCAAATTTTGTTGTAGATTATTTAATGTTATTTATGAAATATTTAGATAAAAAAACATTACATGCTGATTTAATTGAAAAGAAAAATAGAATATTAGATATAAAAAAATTAGGTACGGAAATAAAAGAAAATTTTGCTTTAATAAATGTACAAGGAAATATTGTAATAAAAGATAGAAATATCTTTTCTAAATCACAAAGTACATTACTTGGTTTACCTGTATCAGATGATTTAGTATATGAAAACCTATTTAATGTTTATAGAAATATTGCAGTTTCAAATAATATATATATAAGCTATATAAAAAATGAAGATGAGAATATATCAGAAATGCCATTTTTAACTGATTTAGTTTTTACAAATAAATTAAAAGCTGATAAAAAGGAAATAACTATGGGAGAAAAGACAGTTATTTTAGATCAATTACTAGATAAAAGCAATATTAAGATTAAAGATAAAGTTGAAAATGATTTGATGCATAAAAATGATAAATTATCTGATTTTAGTAATATATCAGTTACTAAATTATTGAGACTTATTAATTCGGAATTAGATTTCTACTTATCTACTAATATAGATGAAAGTGATATATTTAATGAAGATATTAAAGTAGTTGAAGTAGGAAATATTACACATAGGATTATGGAAAATATTATAAATAAAATAGGTAAAAAGATTATTCATTTAAAAGATGTAGAGTTATTAAACTATATTAATGAGTCTATAGAATTAGTTATGAATGAAAAGGAAAATACTGTACTTGATGAGTATAAAAAATACTTTGAAATGACATATTTAAAAGACTTACCTGAAACGATAATAGATTTCTTTAATAAGCTAAAGAAAGAATTAATACATGAAAATATAGTTGAAATATATACTGAAAAAGAAGTAGGATTTAATTTAAATATAGAAGATAGAGAAATTAAGATTAAAGGAAAATCAGATTTAATAATAGAGACAGAAACAAAATACTATATTATTGATTTTAAAACAGGAAAATATAAGATAGATAAAATGAAAAAATATGCGAATCAAGTAGAAATATATTCATATATGGATGAGGTAAAAGATAAGGAAATTTTAGGGTATATTTCATTCATACAAACATTTGATACCTTTGTTCAAGTAGATATGAATAAAGTAGAAGTAAATAAAGAAGTAATAATTGAAAAATTAACTTCATATATTAAAGATGAAGTATTTGATTTAGGTAAAGTAGATAAATATTCTAGTTTTAAGGAGGTAATTAACAATGGAAAATAAAAAAACTGTTGTAAAAGCAAGTGCTGGTACAGGTAAAACATATAGATTATCACTAGAATATATTTATTTTTTACTTTTAGATATTGATTTCAGAAATATATTGGTTATGACTTTTACTAAAAAAGCAACGGCAGAAATAAAAAATAGAATATTTGAATTTATTTTAACTATAATATCTAAAGATGAAAAATCACATGAATTAATTAAAAATATAGAAAGTAATTTTGAATATAAATTTAAACCTGGTGATATAGATAAATTAACTCATATATATAAAGATATGTTGATAAATAAAAATAGAGTTAGAATAGATACTATAGATGGATTTACAGCAAAAGTATTTAATACATGTATTGCTGAACCTATACTTGATATTTATGATTATGATGTATTAACAGAAGATACAGAAACAGAAAGAACTTTGTATACAGACTTTGTTATTAAACTAATTAATAATCCAAGATTTAAATATAAGTATGAAAAAACAGAAATCAAAGAGATAATAAGAGAGATAAAAAAGAATTTTCTATATAATAAAGAAGAATTACTTAGTATAAAAAAAATAGATGAAAAATATAGTTTAAGTGATGTAATAAACAAGGCTAAAAATCTATTTTTCAATGAATTAAATATAGAATTTAATGGTGAGTTACCAAAGGTAAAAAAAGATATAGAAAAAGTAAAAGATATATTAATTCAAGTTAATGATGTAAATACTGAATTCTATTATTCGAAATTAAATAAATATTTTAAAGAAATTTTTACTGTATTTGATATATTTGATTTAAGAGCAAAAAAATCATCTGAAGTAGTAAAAGATATAATAGAAAATAAGATGGAAATATCAAAAAAAATACAGGAATTTCAAATTATTAGATATATTTATGAAAGTGATAAAAAAACTAAAGAAGTTTATGAAAATTCGAAAATTGTATTTGAAGAAGACTTTAAGTTAAAGAAGGAAAATAAATTATTAGAGTTTAATGATATTACATACTATACTCTTAAGTATATTTTTGATGAAAAGTTAGGATTAGTTAAAGATGGAAAAGTTACAGAAGCGTTTTATGAGTTAATGGATGGTAAGATAGAAGCCTTAATGGTAGATGAGTTTCAAGATACAAGTGTTCCTCAATTTAAATTTATGAAACTAATAATGGATGGAGCTAAAATTGTTACATGTGTAGGAGATGAGAAACAAAGTATTTATGAATGGCGTGGAGGATATAAAAAATTATTTGAAGATCTAGAAAAAACTTTAGGAGAAGATACGGTAGTTAAAAATTTAGGGACATGTTATAGATCTGAAAAGAATATTATTGATTTTGTAAATGATAAGTTCTCTAAACTTGAAGATTATGGATATGAGACTGTCAATTCAAGTAAAGAAGATAAAAATGCCGGATATGTTGAAACTATATTAGTAAAAAAAGTAGAAACTGGTAATGGAAATGCAGATAAAATAGAAAATGAAGATTTTATAATTAAAGCAATTGTAAATAAAATAATTGAAAATAAAGACTATACGGATACAGCTGTATTATTGAGAGAGAATAAGGCTCTCGAAAAAGTAGCTAAATACTTAGATGAAAATAATATTAGTTATTCATTAATAACTAAATCAAATATTTTAGATGTAGAAGTTGTTAAAAACGCTCATAGATTAGTAAAATATTTGGTTACTAAAAACGAATTATATAAATTTGAATTTTTAAGAAGCAGTATAAAAAATTATAGTTTAGATGATATTGATGAGGTTATTAATGGTAAAGTAGATGAGGATGTAGAATTTTTCAAAAATAATTTTGATAGACATAATTCATACAATTCAAATGATTTTGATTTTGCTAAGGAATATTTATCTAGATTTGGATATACTGTAAATGAAGATGCTAATGATATACTTAATTTAAATGTATATTTTTCTAAAATGAAAGAATTTAATAATTTATTTGATTTCTATGAGAGCATAGAAAAAAATAAAGAAACAAGAAAATCTATTATAGAAAAAGATGGTATTATTCTTACAACTATACATGCTTCTAAGGGACTTGAGTATAAAAATGTCTATACTTATGATGATAGTTTTGATAAAAATAAGTTAGGATATAAAAAGTATGTGTTTTATGATAATGAATATAATGTATCTAATTTTAAATTAACACAATATGATATCTTGTATAAAATGTTTAAAAATATAATGGAAAGTAAGAATTTTGATGATATAGAAAAAGGCATATTTTTAGAATATTTAAAAAATTATGATAATGTTTATGATGAATATACTGTTATTAATAAAAGCTTTAAAGACGCATATTTAAATGTTAATTATGTAGGATATACAAGAGCTAGAGAAAATTGTTATGTATTCTTTGAAAAAACAGGGCCATTAATTAAAGTTGTAGAAAAAGTTGGTGAAAGAAAATCAAAAGAGATAAAAGAAAAAGAAACTTCTTTTGTAGATTATTCAAAATATTCTAATTATTTAACACAAACTAATTATTTAGAGGCAGAAAATGAAGAATATGATATTGATAGAATTAATAAACAAAAAGAAGGAAGTGCAATACATTATTTCTTTGAAGTATATAACGGTGATGTTGAAGTTGCTATAGATATAGTTAAAAAGAAATATGGTAATTTATTATCTGATGAAAGTTTTAGTAGAGTATTAGATTTAATTGATAAAAATATTACGAAATATACACATATATTGAATACTAATTTGAAAAAATATTCTGAATTTAAAATTTTTGATAGAGAAGATAATGATAAAATGTATATTATAGATTTATTACTATTAGATAATGAAAATAAAAAGGCATATATATATGATTTTAAAACGGGACATAATGTAATTAACAATCCTAAATATATTAAACAATTAGAAAACTATAAAAGAATTTTATCTAAAGAATTAGAAGAATTTGAGATATTTACTCAAATACTTCCATTAGATGAATAAAAAAATCTGATAATTTCCAATTAAGGATCTTATCAGATTTTTATTTTAACTAAAATACTGTATAAATATTGTTATTATACTAATATTGAAGAAGTCTATAAATAATGCACCAACTATAGGAACTACAAGGAATGCAACTTTTGAATACCCAAATTCATCGTTTATAGATTTCATATTAGCAAGGGCATTTGGTGTTGCTCCCATTCCAAATCCCATATGTCCAGCAGCAATAACAGCAGCATCAAAGTTTCTTCCCATAACATTAAATGTAATAAATCTTATGAATAAGTAAGTTGTAATTACTTGAGCTAATAATAGTATTGTTAATGGACCTGCAAGTCCGAATAATTGCCATAATTTTAATGATATTAATGCTATTGAAAGGAATAAGTTAAGTGATATACTTTCTAATACTTGTATTTCTTTCATAGGCATTTCTTTATAGAAAATATCTGAGATATTTCTAATTATTGCTGCGACAAACATTGGGCCTATATATACTGGTAATTTTAAACCAGCTTGTTTAAACCAAATGTTTAAAATTGTACCTACACTCATTGTGAATAAAAGTATAAAGAATGCAGTTGCAAATCTTTCTTCATCTAATTCATGAATTTCATTATCTTCTTCTATTGATTCTTCAATAGTATCTTGAGATTTTAAGTTATATTTTTCAATTAGTTTTTTCCCTAATGGTGGACCAAATAAAGAACCAACTATAGTACCAAATGTAGCTGCTGCGATTGCAATTGTTTTTAAACCATCCATGTTAATATTTTCAGCTATTGCACTTGATGTTCCATGTCCTCCAGTCATAGGAGTAGATCCAGTCATTAAAGAAATTAAAGGATTTACATTAAGTAATTTTCCAATTACTATTGCTACGGCGTTTTGGAAGAAAATTAATAATACAGCTACAAATAAGAATAATACTAATTTTATTCCACCCTTTTTAAGTAGTGAAAAACTTGCATTAAATCCAACGCTAGTAAAAAACATTATCATAAAGAAATCTTGTAAAGTAGTATCAAAATTAAATTCTATAATATTCAGATATTTAAGAATTAATGCTAATATTGAAAATAGGAAACCTCCTATTACTGCATTTGGCATGCAATATTTCTGTAAGACTTTAGATCTTTTCTTTAGTCTAATACCAATAACTAAGAAAATAACTGCTAGTCCGACAGTTTGTATCATATCTAAATCTAAAATATATTTCATAAAAACCTCCAATTTGTTATTTTTTTATGATACAATATATATAGGAAAAAATCAACTATATTATATTTATGTAAATATTTATCAAATATATGTAAATATATACAAATAATTGATTGACAGAGTACACTAAATGTGTTATTATACTATGTACGCATGTGTTAGGTGGCTAATACCTAAAGCAGCGATTTTGATAATTTCGGAGGTGAACAGATGTTTGCAGTAATTAAAACTGGAGGAAAACAATACAAAGTTGAAGTAGGTTCATTATTAAAAGTTGAAAAATTAGCCGTAGAAGTAGGAACTGAAGTTTCATTTGAAGAAGTATTAATGGTAGGAGATAAAGTAGGATCACCATTAGTAGAAGGAGCTAAAGTAGTAGCTGAAGTTAAAGAACACGGTAAAGGTAAAAAAGTTATCAACTTTAAATACAATAAAAAAACATACTACAGAAAACAAGGTCATAGACAACAATATACTTTAATTGAAGTTAAAGATATTAAAGGATAGTCATGACAAACGTTGAATTTTCTGAAAAAGAAGATAAAATTGTATCCTTTTTAATAAAGGGACATACAGAAGCATATAACTATGGAGAAGACATAGTATGTGCATCAATTTCTGCCACATCTATAATGACATTAAATGGCCTAATAGAAGTGTTGAAAGTAAAGAAATTGAATTATGAAATGAAAGATGGATATATTTTTTGTGACCTGAGAAATGTTGACGCGGAAGATTTAAATAAGTCTCAAAGTCTGCTAAAATCTTTAGCAATAATGCTAAAACAAATTTCAAAAGATTATCCAAAAAATGTACAATTTAGAGCTAGGAGGTATGGAAAATGATATTAAAGTTGAATTTACAATTATTCGCCTCAAAAAAGGGACAAGGGTCAACTAAAAATGGTAGAGACTCAAACCCTAAATATTTAGGAGTAAAAAGATATGATGGTGAAGCTGTAAAAGCTGGAAACATAATTGTTAGACAAAGAGGAACTAAATTCCACCCAGGAAACAACATGGGACTTGGAAAAGATTACACTTTATTTGCTTTAATTGAAGGTTACGTTAAATTTGAAACATTCAAAGGTAAAAAAAGAGTAAGTGTTTACCCAGAAAA
This is a stretch of genomic DNA from Streptobacillus canis. It encodes these proteins:
- the rpmI gene encoding 50S ribosomal protein L35, with amino-acid sequence MPKMKTHKGAKKRIKVTGTGKFVVKHSGKSHILTKKTHKRKKRLGQDQVLTGGAARKASRLLAGQEGR
- the rplT gene encoding 50S ribosomal protein L20, whose amino-acid sequence is MPRVKTGIVRRKKHKKVLNEAKGYRGSTKTNYKKANEAVKKAMAYATEHRKLKKRTMRELWIIRINAATRAEGLSYSKFMNGLKKLNIELDRKVLAELALNNSAEFKALVDKVKAL
- a CDS encoding PD-(D/E)XK nuclease family protein encodes the protein MALKFEYKGIDFDLNNNIEDNTLYVFSNFNDKFEIESKDKDIFTTKKYITENEFWEKVILSKKILLKEEKEVVFFYNTLNNEIKKKLQINEYFDCIDIAYRYYSFMKEYIEYGVDLNEIEVHEWQKNIINLYLNINDKMLERAHKEVKIPRYLLPVFSYINQDFLNNFKKIVFVNKFSFTVFEKKILEDIDNLSIFLYVNKNDYDEEKNILKNITMPSLKEKNIKVVECSDKFTQTINILDNLEKFNTFYDMAEKKKAKIKDENIFVNQNELINTLDFSFNHTVAYNILSKIYLAIKNSINGRYLISDIYRLYSIKEFRNEFEIENSDLSILFRESRYNNIYIESEKLESLRLLNEIKKYRSKEEFLELFTRIGNIKSKKEYMFNTNFTFFEALSEVNVLDLDFLSNFVVDYLMLFMKYLDKKTLHADLIEKKNRILDIKKLGTEIKENFALINVQGNIVIKDRNIFSKSQSTLLGLPVSDDLVYENLFNVYRNIAVSNNIYISYIKNEDENISEMPFLTDLVFTNKLKADKKEITMGEKTVILDQLLDKSNIKIKDKVENDLMHKNDKLSDFSNISVTKLLRLINSELDFYLSTNIDESDIFNEDIKVVEVGNITHRIMENIINKIGKKIIHLKDVELLNYINESIELVMNEKENTVLDEYKKYFEMTYLKDLPETIIDFFNKLKKELIHENIVEIYTEKEVGFNLNIEDREIKIKGKSDLIIETETKYYIIDFKTGKYKIDKMKKYANQVEIYSYMDEVKDKEILGYISFIQTFDTFVQVDMNKVEVNKEVIIEKLTSYIKDEVFDLGKVDKYSSFKEVINNGK
- a CDS encoding UvrD-helicase domain-containing protein; translated protein: MENKKTVVKASAGTGKTYRLSLEYIYFLLLDIDFRNILVMTFTKKATAEIKNRIFEFILTIISKDEKSHELIKNIESNFEYKFKPGDIDKLTHIYKDMLINKNRVRIDTIDGFTAKVFNTCIAEPILDIYDYDVLTEDTETERTLYTDFVIKLINNPRFKYKYEKTEIKEIIREIKKNFLYNKEELLSIKKIDEKYSLSDVINKAKNLFFNELNIEFNGELPKVKKDIEKVKDILIQVNDVNTEFYYSKLNKYFKEIFTVFDIFDLRAKKSSEVVKDIIENKMEISKKIQEFQIIRYIYESDKKTKEVYENSKIVFEEDFKLKKENKLLEFNDITYYTLKYIFDEKLGLVKDGKVTEAFYELMDGKIEALMVDEFQDTSVPQFKFMKLIMDGAKIVTCVGDEKQSIYEWRGGYKKLFEDLEKTLGEDTVVKNLGTCYRSEKNIIDFVNDKFSKLEDYGYETVNSSKEDKNAGYVETILVKKVETGNGNADKIENEDFIIKAIVNKIIENKDYTDTAVLLRENKALEKVAKYLDENNISYSLITKSNILDVEVVKNAHRLVKYLVTKNELYKFEFLRSSIKNYSLDDIDEVINGKVDEDVEFFKNNFDRHNSYNSNDFDFAKEYLSRFGYTVNEDANDILNLNVYFSKMKEFNNLFDFYESIEKNKETRKSIIEKDGIILTTIHASKGLEYKNVYTYDDSFDKNKLGYKKYVFYDNEYNVSNFKLTQYDILYKMFKNIMESKNFDDIEKGIFLEYLKNYDNVYDEYTVINKSFKDAYLNVNYVGYTRARENCYVFFEKTGPLIKVVEKVGERKSKEIKEKETSFVDYSKYSNYLTQTNYLEAENEEYDIDRINKQKEGSAIHYFFEVYNGDVEVAIDIVKKKYGNLLSDESFSRVLDLIDKNITKYTHILNTNLKKYSEFKIFDREDNDKMYIIDLLLLDNENKKAYIYDFKTGHNVINNPKYIKQLENYKRILSKELEEFEIFTQILPLDE
- the gltS gene encoding sodium/glutamate symporter: MKYILDLDMIQTVGLAVIFLVIGIRLKKRSKVLQKYCMPNAVIGGFLFSILALILKYLNIIEFNFDTTLQDFFMIMFFTSVGFNASFSLLKKGGIKLVLFLFVAVLLIFFQNAVAIVIGKLLNVNPLISLMTGSTPMTGGHGTSSAIAENINMDGLKTIAIAAATFGTIVGSLFGPPLGKKLIEKYNLKSQDTIEESIEEDNEIHELDEERFATAFFILLFTMSVGTILNIWFKQAGLKLPVYIGPMFVAAIIRNISDIFYKEMPMKEIQVLESISLNLFLSIALISLKLWQLFGLAGPLTILLLAQVITTYLFIRFITFNVMGRNFDAAVIAAGHMGFGMGATPNALANMKSINDEFGYSKVAFLVVPIVGALFIDFFNISIITIFIQYFS
- the rplU gene encoding 50S ribosomal protein L21, translated to MFAVIKTGGKQYKVEVGSLLKVEKLAVEVGTEVSFEEVLMVGDKVGSPLVEGAKVVAEVKEHGKGKKVINFKYNKKTYYRKQGHRQQYTLIEVKDIKG
- a CDS encoding ribosomal-processing cysteine protease Prp yields the protein MTNVEFSEKEDKIVSFLIKGHTEAYNYGEDIVCASISATSIMTLNGLIEVLKVKKLNYEMKDGYIFCDLRNVDAEDLNKSQSLLKSLAIMLKQISKDYPKNVQFRARRYGK
- the rpmA gene encoding 50S ribosomal protein L27, yielding MILKLNLQLFASKKGQGSTKNGRDSNPKYLGVKRYDGEAVKAGNIIVRQRGTKFHPGNNMGLGKDYTLFALIEGYVKFETFKGKKRVSVYPEKIVK